From a region of the Helianthus annuus cultivar XRQ/B chromosome 5, HanXRQr2.0-SUNRISE, whole genome shotgun sequence genome:
- the LOC110938970 gene encoding uncharacterized protein LOC110938970, which yields MLLRYEVKKLESVDLVFIPVLQGDHFYVLCFNLKSGKIELIDNSAAEQDFEERYKGLPDTLRRVLVLYLRNALKPTPAIEEFATSVIERKKMDWRTKNNGVDCGVFTMRHMETYKGDQKPWATGFVNEDEVNNRQKAQLHLLRTRYLSKIILSEHNIHRLKIIKMANAFDKMLDKERYMKDLDTEIPERMKIYFDRGT from the exons ATGTTACTTAGATATGAGGTAAAAAAACTTGAATCGGTTGACCTGGTGTTTATTCCGGTACTTCAAGGTGACCACTTCTATGTCTTGTGCTTCAACTTAAAATCCGGCAAAATTGAGCTGATTGACAATTCAGCAGCAGAACAAGATTTTGAAGAAAGATACAAGGGGCTTCCAGACACACTg agaagggtattggttttatacctACGAAATGCTTTAAAACCAACACCGGCTATAGAAGAATTTGCAACCTCAGTGATAGAAAGAAAAAAGATGGATTGGAGGACGAAGAATAACGGCGTAGACTGTGGAGTGTTTACGATGCGTCACATGGAAACGTACAAAGGTGACCAAAAACCATGGGCGACAGGATTTGTGAATGAAGATGAAGTAAACAACAGACAGAAAGCACAACTTCATCTCCTAAGGACAAGATATCTCAGCAAAATCATTCTGTCAGAACACAACATCCATCGtcttaaaataattaaaatggcCAATGCTTTCGACAAAATGCTAGACAAAGAAAGGTATATGAAAGATCTGGATACGGAAATCCCAGAAAGGATGAAAATATATTTTGACAGGGGAACCTAA
- the LOC118492237 gene encoding uncharacterized protein LOC118492237, which translates to MGGSLKACARATALASFSAVVLIFRISIEIFYIYYVRPGHFLVPVSFDPGTFNGQDPPLPWGAILISVTLILLFGELLDYLLGQEQIALFRRAELKTLVNLHGNEAGKGGELTHDETTIIAGALELSEKTASDATIITRCERRRWCRRRSLIVGEGVPPKKPDRRRRKDRL; encoded by the exons ATGGGCGGATCTTTGAAGGCCTGTGCCAGGGCCACGGccctggcaagtttttcggccgtagtgctaattttccgcatttcgatcgaaattttttatatatactatgttcggCCCGGGCAttttttagtgcccgtgtctttcgACCCTGGGAcattcaacgggcaagatccgccactgcctTGGGGTGCCATTCTTATTTCAGTCACCTTAATTCTTCTCTTTGGTGAG ctcCTAGACTATCTGTTGGGGCAAGAACAAATTGCTCTGTTCCGGAGAGCTGAGTTAAAGACACTAGTGAATTTGCATGGTAACGAGGCCGGGAAAGGAGGAGAGCTAACACATGACGAGACAACCATAATAGCAGGGGCACTTGAGCTTTCAGAAAAGACAGCTAGTGATGCAACCATAATAACGAGGTGTGAACGGAGGAGGTGGTGTCGCCGGAGAAGCCTGATCGTAGGAGAAGGTGTGCCGCCGAAGAAGCCTGATCGCCGGAGAAGGAAGGATCGATTGTAG
- the LOC110940881 gene encoding plasmodesmata-located protein 4 codes for MVSQAHKTLHFTPWILLNFMLLILVSSNSDLVSHYTDFVYEQCRNETRIPHTLVSSLMQELVEKSTESKFYQTSSGDDFVAISGKFQCRHDLTIESCHDCIVNTVTRLTCSSGSLARVQLKGCFMSLEPEPEPRPEIGNRRIGTEGLVGGRKDYLQHKKCGERRSWLEGLEEVRDVAFESVAKCVTSSGVGYCDKRYEGMYAMGQCEGSLEVCECGECVSNAFQVAQDECWGSDSGEVYLENCFISFSDYQPHKGKGAEGGSGKIAAMVVGVGVAIALLSTLCYCIRSSTRKQDDW; via the exons ATGGTGTCACAAGCACATAAAACCCTCCATTTTACACCATGGATTCTCCTCAACTTCATGTTACTGATCCTAGTTTCATCAAACTCCGATCTGGTTTCGCACTATACGGACTTTGTCTACGAGCAATGTCGAAACGAAACTCGCATTCCGCACACGTTGGTGTCATCCCTCATGCAAGAACTTGTAGAGAAATCCACTGAATCCAAGTTTTACCAAACCAGCTCCGGCGACGACTTCGTCGCTATATCAGGCAAGTTTCAGTGCCGGCATGATCTCACCATAGAAAGTTGTCATGATTGCATAGTAAACACCGTCACAAGATTAACATGTTCGTCAGGTTCTTTGGCTCGGGTTCAGCTCAAAGGGTGCTTCATGAGCTTAGAGCCTGAGCCCGAGCCTCGACCTGAGATTGGAAATAGAAGGATTGGTACCGAGGGTTTGGTTGGTGGTCGGAAAGATTACTTGCAACACAAGAAATGTGGTGAAAGGAGGTCATGGTTAGAAGGGTTAGAGGAAGTAAGGGATGTGGCTTTTGAAAGTGTCGCTAAATGTGTGACGAGTAGTGGCGTTGGGTATTGTGACAAGAGATATGAAGGGATGTATGCGATGGGACAATGTGAGGGGAGTTTGGAAGTGTGTGAGTGTGGGGAATGTGTCAGTAATGCGTTTCAAGTGGCTCAGGATGAATGTTGGGGGTCTGACTCAGGAGAGGTTTACTTGGAGAACTGCTTCATTAGCTTTAGTGACTATCAACCTCATAAAG GAAAAGGCGCTGAGGGAGGTTCCGGTAAGATAGCAGCAATGGTGGTGGGTGTAGGTGTTGCTATAGCTCTATTGTCTACCCTTTGCTACTGCATCAGATCTTCGACAAGAAAACAAGATG ATTGGTGA